The following proteins come from a genomic window of Limosilactobacillus reuteri:
- a CDS encoding helix-turn-helix domain-containing protein, whose amino-acid sequence MGRKSKYSAEEKLLILNEVLRNGIHKVITKYKISQKTIRRWSLLYKYQGMPGLQTSHHNQSYSKEFKNSLVEQYQQTDEALDLFAIKHGLRSQRQLEQWIIRYNESNLKAYTPRKRDSKMSGRKTDFEERLTIIEELIKHDVNYNWAVEKYHISYQQVYGWYQKYRKSGNDPESLRDRRGKAKPEEKWTEVDRLKAENRLLRAQLEKQEMEIAFAKKLTEIRNREVEKDSGTKPSKN is encoded by the coding sequence ATGGGAAGAAAATCTAAATACTCAGCAGAGGAAAAACTCTTAATCCTCAATGAAGTTTTACGAAATGGAATCCATAAGGTAATAACTAAGTACAAGATTAGCCAAAAAACTATCAGGCGGTGGAGTCTTCTATACAAGTATCAGGGAATGCCAGGACTTCAAACAAGTCATCATAATCAAAGCTACTCTAAAGAATTTAAAAACTCATTGGTTGAACAATATCAACAAACAGATGAGGCATTAGATTTATTTGCGATAAAACACGGTTTACGATCTCAAAGGCAACTAGAACAATGGATTATCCGGTATAATGAATCTAACTTAAAGGCCTATACGCCAAGAAAGCGAGATTCAAAAATGAGTGGACGAAAGACTGACTTTGAAGAACGACTTACTATCATTGAAGAGTTGATTAAGCATGATGTGAACTACAATTGGGCAGTTGAAAAGTACCATATTAGTTACCAACAAGTTTATGGCTGGTATCAAAAGTATCGCAAAAGCGGTAATGACCCAGAATCACTTCGTGATCGCCGAGGCAAAGCTAAGCCAGAAGAGAAGTGGACGGAAGTTGACCGACTCAAGGCAGAAAATCGCTTATTAAGGGCTCAGCTAGAAAAGCAAGAGATGGAGATTGCGTTCGCAAAAAAATTAACAGA